The following are encoded together in the Drosophila sechellia strain sech25 chromosome 3R, ASM438219v1, whole genome shotgun sequence genome:
- the LOC6616967 gene encoding LOW QUALITY PROTEIN: receptor expression-enhancing protein 5 (The sequence of the model RefSeq protein was modified relative to this genomic sequence to represent the inferred CDS: inserted 1 base in 1 codon): MAAQATQVQRFFNGYKQDMNRTLRDASKPWTKAFDSLEEKTGMDRVNIFVGSVLFCAFYLVFGWCAQLLCNIIGVLYPSYISIHGIESSTKQDDIRWLIYWVTFGIFTVIEFYPNLLTSMIPFYWLLKCTFLIWCMLPTERNGSTIIYHKLVRPYLLKLXEPVDRMSAGVPKDD, translated from the exons ATGGCCGCCCAGGCAACTCAGGTGCAGCGGTTCTTCAACGGCTACAAGCAGGATATGAACCGTACACTGCGGGATGCATCCAAGCCGTGGACCAAAGCCTTTGATAGCCTGGAGGAGAAGACCGGCATGGACAGGGTGAATATTTTCGTGGGTagcgttttgttttgcgcCTTCTACCTGGTCTTTGGCTGGTGCGCCCAGCTATTGTGCAACATCATTGGGGTTCTGTACCCCTCATATATTTCCATACATGGCATCGAGTCCAGCACAAAGCAGGACGACATCAGGTGGCTGATCTACTGGGTCACCTTTGGCATCTTCACTGTGATTGAATTCTATCCGAATCTGCTAACTTCGATGATTCCCTTCTACTGGCTGCTGAAGTGTACTTTCCTCATCTGGTGCATGCTGCCCACCGAACGGAATGGTTCTACCATTATCTACCACAAGCTGGTGCGACCCTACCTACTGAAAC CCGAACCCGTCGACAGGATGTCCGCTGGAGTGCCAAAGGACGACTAG
- the LOC6616968 gene encoding uncharacterized protein LOC6616968, which produces MAAWFTAEYLEAALRRYYQNNELRVQSMVINPALGKGENYGAILTRIHLVYSSKVEEHLIAKTVLEDEDAETRKKKAPYDIYNRELEIYEQVLPKLQELAGEQLCPKVFHIDCQRGALIMEDLTYKGFVMAPRLQRLDEQHVSLVLRKLAKMQAASAVLENNLLESAFSLTKYNKGFFNRYTESFSAYFLGCLKSCANYLKTQAGYEHHAQLLDELAPYYMGLGLRCFQPEQPHINILTHGDLWTNNMMFKYEAGVPSDVLLIDFQYAFWGSPTLDIHHLLNTSAVEQVRCELQMKMRGVYHDVFVGELQRLGIKGQRLPSRKQFHLESEKKRFYAVHCGLLLLPVLLNTDETDADFAALLSDQPRGMNMKRRLYLNPGIQDSIKQMVKQFELEGLLDPWQYEGL; this is translated from the exons ATGGCAGCTTGGTTCACTGCTGAATACCTGGAAGCGGCACTGCGTCGTTATTACCAGAACAACGAACTTCGAGTGCAATCGATGGTTATAAATCCCGCTTTAGGGAAAGGAGAAAACTATGGTGCTATCCTAACACGCATACACCTTGTGTACAGCAGCAAAGTCGAGGAACATCTGATTGCCAAGACTGTTCTAGAGGATGAAGATGCGGAGACGAGAAAAAAGAAAGCCCCATATGATATTTACAATCGGGAACTAGAGATTTACGAGCAGGTGTTGCCAAAATTGCAGGAACTAGCCGGTGAGCAACTATGTCCTAAAGTATTCCATATCGATTGTCAAAGAGGAGCACTCATAATGGAAGATCTGACCTACAAGGGATTTGTGATGGCCCCGAGACTTCAGAGATTGGATGAGCAGCATGTGAGTTTGGTTCTGAGgaagttggccaaaatgcaGGCAGCATCAGCGGTTTTGGAGAACAATCTTTTGGAAAGTGCCTTCTCTCTCACTAAATACAATAAAGGCTTCTTTAATAGGTATACCGAAAGCTTTAGTGCCTACTTTCTGGGCTGCCTTAAGTCCTGTGCCAATTACCTTAAAACTCAGGCGGGTTATGAACACCATGCGCAACTATTAGACGAACTGGCTCCCTATTATATGGGACTGGGACTTCGCTGTTTTCAGCCCGAGCAGCCGCACATTAATATCCTTACCCACGGCGACTTGTGGACAAACAACATGATGTTCAAATACGAGGCGGGCGTGCCGAGCGATGTCCTTCTGATTGACTTCCAGTACGCCTTCTGGGGTTCGCCCACCCTGGACATCCATCATCTGCTTAACACGTCGGCTGTGGAGCAAGTTCGGTGTGAGCTGCAAATGAAGATGAGAGGTGTCTATCACGATGTGTTCGTGGGGGAGCTGCAGAGACTTGGCATCAAAGGTCAAAGGTTGCCCAGTCGAAAGCAGTTTCACCTGGAGTCAGAGAAAAAACGGTTTTACG CTGTTCATTGtggcctgctgctgctaccTGTGCTGCTAAATACCGATGAAACTGATGCGGATTTCGCCGCCCTTCTTTCGGATCAGCCGCGTGGAATGAATATGAAACGGCGGCTGTATCTCAACCCTGGCATCCAGGACTCTATTAAGCAAATGGTGAAGCAATTCGAGCTGGAAGGGCTCCTGGATCCGTGGCAATACGAAGGCCTCTGA
- the LOC6616969 gene encoding uncharacterized protein LOC6616969: MNCIFTICSLLGISFAIAIEANCLRGTGHMWQLKPPTGTNSCNRPSSLARNGTSMGKPATSAVDIAVATMEAPGPEVGATLAAPPAVFLANYVYECASRRTASTCSRPPGSEPESKPELESGPEVPKPRTVTLAAGELEGFGPTE, encoded by the exons ATGAACTGCATATTTACTATTTGCTCCCTGCTTGGCATCTCTTTCG CTATAGCGATCGAGGCCAACTGTCTGCGGGGTACAGGCCACATGTGGCAGCTGAAGCCACCCACCGGCACAAACAGTTGCAATCGACCATCATCTCTGGCCAGAAATGGAACATCAATGGGAAAACCAGCAACGTCTGCAGTCGACATTGCAGTAGCTACAATGGAAGCACCCGGTCCGGAGGTTGGAGCAACCTTAGCTGCCCCTCCTGCGGTGTTTCTGGCCAACTACGTCTATGAGTGCGCCAGTCGTCGCACTGCAAGCACTTGCAGCAGACCACCAGGGTCGGAGCCGGAATCGAAGCCGGAACTCGAATCCGGACCGGAGGTGCCTAAGCCCAGAACTGTGACACTGGCAGCCGGCGAACTGGAAGGGTTTGGGCCAACTGAGTGA
- the LOC116801507 gene encoding uncharacterized protein LOC116801507 translates to MSLAVLTFLVLCGFSFLGQHQAVADCGAETSDLWRDDTDLDEGSCSRTTLNNDGEDSFENDQFIKESKKEGKNNDSTNSEVESPLFQNILKIFKFIWQVLSIWINWK, encoded by the exons ATGTCGTTAGCTGTATTGACTTTTCTAGTACTCTGtggattttcctttttgggGCAGCATCAGGCAGTTG CTGACTGCGGTGCAGAAACATCCGATCTCTGGAGGGATGATACGGATTTGGACGAAGGAAGTTGCAGTAGAACCACGTTAAATAATGATGGGGAAGATTCATTTGAAAATGATCAGTTTATAAAAGAATCAAAAAAGGAAGGGAAAAACAATGACAGCACTAATTCCGAAGTTGAGTCACCACTATTTCAGAATATATTAAAGATATTCAAGTTTATATGGCAGGTGCTGAGTATTTGGATAAATTGGAAGTAA
- the LOC6616970 gene encoding calmodulin, whose protein sequence is MDDFDFSSPPPEVRTIHTHTLNDEQLKDCEAAFALFDDDNAKVIPIKLLRDCLRAVAHNPPENEIQDYITEIDTDGSGELYLSDFLYIMSKRYENMTVEDEVILAFKVFDKDGSGFIHENEFRQIMTEYGDEMEEDEIEEMIRDADANTELKIDYVRFVTMMMET, encoded by the coding sequence ATGGATGACTTTGATTTCAGTAGTCCACCCCCGGAGGTACGAACAATTCATACCCACACGCTGAATGATGAGCAGCTCAAGGATTGTGAGGCGGCCTTCGCCCTGTTCGACGACGATAATGCCAAGGTCATTCCGATCAAGTTATTGAGAGattgcttgcgagccgtggccCACAATCCGCCAGAAAACGAGATACAGGATTATATCACCGAAATTGATACGGATGGATCCGGAGAGCTGTATCTCAGCGATTTCCTATACATCATGTCGAAACGGTACGAGAATATGACCGTCGAAGATGAGGTTATCCTGGCTTTCAAAGTATTCGACAAAGATGGATCTGGCTTTATACACGAGAATGAGTTCCGTCAGATAATGACTGAATATGGCGATGAAATGGAGGAGGACGAGATCGAGGAAATGATACGTGATGCCGACGCCAACACGGAACTGAAAATCGACTACGTTCGCTTTGTGACCATGATGATGGAGACATAA
- the LOC6616971 gene encoding calmodulin has protein sequence MDFEFLTLPPEERTIRTHNLTEEQVKDLEIAFSLFDDQDTKVIPITNLRQLMLSVAHNPSDRELQEIQAEIDADGSGELYLSDFLHIMSQRYANMSTEDEIIAAFKVFDKEGTGLISESEFRHIMQNMGEQLSDDEVEEIIRDANSDLEGNIDYVRFVRMMSTT, from the coding sequence ATGGATTTCGAATTCCTTACTCTGCCACCAGAGGAACGGACCATTCGCACCCACAATCTGACCGAGGAACAGGTCAAGGATTTGGAGATAGCCTTTTCCCTGTTTGACGACCAAGACACTAAGGTTATTCCTATAACAAATCTCAGGCAACTGATGCTGTCTGTGGCCCACAATCCCAGTGATCGGGAATTGCAGGAAATTCAGGCTGAGATCGATGCTGATGGATCCGGTGAGTTATATCTCAGCGATTTCCTTCACATAATGTCTCAGAGGTACGCAAACATGTCCACCGAGGATGAGATTATAGCCGCATTCAAAGTCTTTGACAAGGAAGGAACCGGCTTAATATCTGAATCGGAGTTTCGTCACATAATGCAGAACATGGGGGAGCAATTGTCAGATGATGAGGTGGAGGAGATCATCCGTGATGCAAATTCCGATTTGGAAGGCAATATAGACTATGTGCGATTTGTCAGAATGATGTCCACCACATAA
- the LOC6616972 gene encoding calmodulin-related protein 97A, with amino-acid sequence MSELTEEQIAEFKDAFVQFDKEGTGKIATRELGTLMRTLGQNPTEAELQDLIAEAESNNNGQLNFTEFCGIMAKQMRETDTEEEMREAFKIFDRDGDGFISPAELRFVMINLGEKVTDEEIDEMIREADFDGDGMINYEEFVWMISQK; translated from the coding sequence ATGTCGGAACTAACGGAGGAGCAGATTGCCGAGTTCAAGGATGCCTTTGTCCAGTTCGACAAGGAGGGAACCGGCAAGATCGCCACTCGTGAGCTGGGCACCTTGATGCGCACCTTGGGCCAGAATCCCACGGAGGCCGAGTTGCAGGATTTGATAGCTGAGGCcgagagcaacaacaatggccaaCTGAACTTCACCGAGTTTTGCGGCATAATGGCCAAGCAAATGCGCGAAACTGATACTGAGGAGGAAATGCGTGAGGCATTCAAGATTTTTGATCGCGATGGCGATGGCTTTATATCACCAGCTGAGCTTCGCTTTGTGATGATCAATCTGGGCGAAAAGGTCACCGACGAGGAGATCGATGAGATGATCCGTGAGGCTGATTTCGATGGGGATGGCATGATCAACTACGAGGAATTCGTTTGGATGATAAGCCAGAAGTAG
- the LOC6616973 gene encoding uncharacterized protein LOC6616973, giving the protein MRIALPRLLCHILLYHLFLISSSLASCYQRHPSSPQHQQQSRSQLLDQSGDINMGMRHGNSKQAASNIAQKAAQEAKKASDTQAPAALAAARQVKHHLAEKAIAAAKAAEAALAGKQQLMEQLQDEVHEAEIIVQEEAYSLVGSQSNVNVALATAKQCQTLLQSLRSSVKVAEEAVSNAEAAASGAQQELCEKNQLVDTARQRAEMLLQQLRSAKLDYTNTRKAAYRAACAANEAKNKAVRDRRSYEEDIGGAFGQQQQQQMLQNHDQPRNLQAPEVKGQVEGWEYNEQGEAIFSN; this is encoded by the exons ATGCGCATTGCCTTGCCACGGCTCCTGTGCCACATCCTTCTCTATCACCTGTTCCTGATCTCGTCCAGCCTTGCATCCTGCTACCAACGTCATCCGAGCAGCccgcagcaccagcagcagtccAGATCCCAGCTTCTGGACCAGTCCGGGGATATTAACATGGGCATGAGGCACGGCAACTCCAAGCAGGCCGCCTCCAATATTGCCCAGAAGGCTGCCCAGGAGGCCAAGAAGGCGTCGGACACTCAGGCACCTGCGGCTCTGGCTGCTGCCCGCCAGGTGAAACACCACCTGGCCGAGAAGGCCATTGCTGCGGCCAAGGCCGCTGAGGCGGCGCTGGCGGGGAAACAACAGCTTATGGAGCAGCTGCAGGACGAGGTGCACGAGGCGGAGATCATCGTGCAGGAGGAAGCTTACTCGCTGGTTGGTTCACAG TCAAATGTCAATGTCGCTCTTGCCACAGCGAAGCAATGTCAAACGCTGTTGCAATCGCTTCGGAGCTCGGTGAAAGTTGCCGAGGAGGCAGTGAGCAATGCTGAGGCGGCTGCATCCGGTGCCCAGCAGGAGTTGTGCGAAAAGAACCAGCTGGTGGACACCGCTCGCCAGCGAGCAGAGATGCTGTTGCAGCAGCTGCGCTCCGCCAAACTGGACTATACCAACACGAGGAAGGCCGCCTACAGGGCTGCCTGTGCCGCCAACGAAGCGAAGAACAAGGCTGTAAGGGATCGAAGATCCTACGAGGAGGACATCGGTGGAGCTTtcgggcagcagcagcagcaacaaatgctGCAAAATCACGACCAGCCGAGAAATCTGCAAGCTCCAGAAGTTAAAGGACAGGTGGAGGGATGGGAGTACAATGAGCAGGGTGAAgctatattttctaattga